From Candidatus Leptovillus gracilis, the proteins below share one genomic window:
- a CDS encoding acyl-CoA thioesterase, producing the protein MNITNYPYETKVRVTFRDLDALGHVNNAVFFTYLETARILYITKFLEHGLPMAFDLMEIPIILVEAMCSYKSQAMFGEMLTIGVGVTRFGNKSFDLTYKIVGEDGRLVATGKTIQVMYDYDNNSAFPIPDVIKQSVYAFQAGWIPGN; encoded by the coding sequence ATGAACATCACCAATTACCCGTATGAAACAAAAGTTCGCGTGACATTTCGTGATCTAGATGCCCTGGGACACGTGAATAACGCAGTGTTTTTCACCTATCTGGAAACGGCGCGCATCCTCTACATCACCAAATTTTTGGAACATGGTCTGCCGATGGCGTTTGATTTGATGGAAATTCCCATCATCCTGGTTGAAGCAATGTGCAGTTATAAATCGCAGGCGATGTTTGGCGAGATGCTGACAATAGGTGTGGGCGTGACGCGCTTTGGCAACAAGAGTTTTGACCTGACTTACAAGATTGTTGGGGAAGACGGCCGTCTCGTGGCAACCGGCAAAACCATCCAAGTGATGTATGATTACGACAACAACAGCGCTTTCCCCATTCCCGACGTTATCAAGCAAAGTGTCTACGCTTTCCAGGCCGGTTGGATTCCCGGCAATTAA
- a CDS encoding enoyl-CoA hydratase/isomerase family protein — MSDYETVLYETQANVALITMNRPERRNALNMTLNKDLLAAFRQAAADDQVRAIVLTGAGDGFCAGADLTIFSQLPTPEQLQQVIIESYDPLMTLMVTMPKPIIAAINGVAAGAGLSLALAGDLQVMADDASLMMAFSNIAFVPDAGATWLVMRRLGYGRAYQLAAEGERISAEQCLAWGLTNKVVPADQLLAEALAWAHKLAQRPTLALGLTKQALTFAAENDLSAVIANEARLQMQTLVSQDFAEGVMAFMQKREPVFRGK; from the coding sequence ATGTCCGATTACGAAACTGTGCTTTACGAAACCCAGGCCAATGTCGCCCTGATCACCATGAATCGGCCGGAGCGGCGCAATGCCCTCAATATGACCCTGAACAAAGATCTGCTGGCTGCGTTTCGCCAGGCGGCGGCCGATGACCAGGTTCGGGCGATTGTCCTGACCGGGGCGGGAGATGGCTTTTGCGCCGGAGCGGATCTGACGATTTTTAGCCAGCTGCCCACGCCTGAGCAGCTTCAGCAAGTGATCATCGAATCATATGACCCGCTGATGACGTTGATGGTGACGATGCCCAAGCCGATTATCGCCGCCATCAATGGGGTGGCTGCCGGCGCCGGTCTTTCACTGGCGCTGGCCGGCGATTTGCAAGTGATGGCCGACGATGCCAGCCTGATGATGGCCTTTAGTAACATCGCTTTTGTGCCCGATGCGGGGGCGACATGGTTGGTGATGCGGCGGCTGGGTTACGGCCGTGCCTATCAACTGGCCGCCGAAGGTGAACGCATCTCGGCCGAACAATGTCTGGCCTGGGGATTGACCAACAAAGTCGTCCCCGCCGATCAACTGCTGGCCGAGGCGCTGGCCTGGGCACACAAATTGGCCCAACGCCCCACCCTGGCCCTGGGGCTGACCAAGCAAGCCCTCACCTTTGCCGCCGAAAATGACTTGTCGGCGGTTATTGCCAATGAAGCGCGTCTGCAGATGCAAACCCTGGTCAGCCAGGATTTTGCCGAAGGGGTGATGGCTTTTATGCAGAAGCGGGAGCCGGTGTTTAGGGGGAAGTAG
- a CDS encoding glucose 1-dehydrogenase: protein MTNQPTFDLTGKVALITGASRGIGETIARTYAQAGAKVVLSSRKQPGLDLIAGHIRQAGGEALAVAAHTGDAEAIQRVVEQATAVFGGIDIVVNNAATNPHFGPVMTAEESQWAKIFDVNVVGYFRVARACYASMKARGGGKVINMASVAGRRPLPAMGVYCVSKAAVLMLTEVLAAELAPDNIQVNAIAPGFVQTRFSAAIWGNEMFNEAVMKTIPQRRMAQPEELAGVALYLASAASNFTTGATFVVDGGQLVGSGIG, encoded by the coding sequence ATGACCAACCAACCAACTTTCGATCTGACGGGGAAAGTGGCGCTGATTACCGGGGCGTCGCGGGGGATTGGCGAGACCATCGCCAGGACGTATGCCCAGGCTGGGGCTAAGGTGGTTTTGTCCAGCCGTAAGCAGCCAGGGTTGGACCTCATCGCCGGGCATATCCGCCAGGCGGGCGGCGAGGCGTTGGCGGTGGCTGCCCATACCGGCGATGCCGAAGCCATTCAACGGGTGGTGGAACAGGCTACGGCCGTTTTTGGTGGCATAGATATTGTGGTCAACAACGCGGCTACCAATCCCCACTTTGGCCCGGTGATGACTGCCGAGGAGAGCCAGTGGGCCAAAATTTTCGATGTGAACGTGGTGGGCTATTTCCGCGTGGCGCGGGCGTGTTACGCCAGCATGAAGGCGCGCGGCGGCGGCAAGGTGATTAACATGGCCTCGGTGGCTGGCAGACGGCCGTTACCGGCCATGGGCGTCTACTGCGTCAGCAAAGCGGCCGTGCTGATGCTCACCGAGGTGTTGGCCGCCGAACTGGCCCCAGACAACATCCAGGTGAACGCCATCGCCCCCGGTTTTGTGCAAACCCGCTTCAGTGCGGCCATCTGGGGTAACGAAATGTTCAACGAAGCGGTCATGAAAACCATCCCCCAGCGGCGCATGGCCCAACCGGAAGAGCTGGCCGGCGTTGCCCTATATCTGGCCTCGGCCGCTTCCAATTTCACCACCGGCGCCACCTTTGTCGTAGATGGCGGCCAACTGGTGGGCAGTGGTATCGGCTAA
- a CDS encoding acyl-CoA dehydrogenase family protein, whose protein sequence is MNTISPELTLLFATIHEFVTEEIIPLEPLLLNHEYDKLLPQLQAKRDKAKALGLWLPQIPQEYGGMGLSLVEHGRVSEILGRSLLGHYVFNCQAPDAGNMEILIEHGTPQQKETYLMPLLAGDIRSCFSMTEPENPGSNPTWMSTTAVKEHTDYVITGHKWFTSAADGAAFAIVMAMTNPTAAKHQRASQIIVPTDTPGFRLVRNTSVMGERGFGWASHSEIMYDGARVPQSNLLGPEGAGFAIAQQRLGPGRIHHCMRWIGICERAFDLMCAHVVRREVAPGSRLADQQTIHNWVAESRAEINAARLMVLDAAHKMDAQGQYAARDEVSLIKFYVAGVLQAVLDRALQAHGALGMTDETPIAYWFRHERAARIYDGPDEVHKRSVARRILERYN, encoded by the coding sequence ATGAATACAATTTCCCCTGAATTGACTCTGCTGTTTGCCACTATTCACGAATTTGTGACGGAAGAGATTATTCCGCTGGAACCGCTGCTGTTGAACCATGAATACGACAAACTGCTGCCCCAACTACAGGCCAAACGAGACAAGGCCAAAGCGTTGGGGCTGTGGCTGCCGCAAATTCCGCAAGAGTATGGCGGTATGGGGTTGTCGTTGGTAGAACACGGCCGTGTCAGCGAAATTTTAGGCCGCTCCCTCCTGGGCCATTACGTCTTCAACTGCCAGGCCCCCGACGCCGGCAACATGGAAATTCTCATCGAACATGGCACGCCGCAGCAAAAAGAAACCTACCTCATGCCCCTGCTGGCCGGAGACATTCGCAGCTGCTTTTCCATGACCGAGCCGGAGAACCCGGGGTCTAACCCGACGTGGATGAGTACAACGGCCGTCAAAGAGCATACCGATTATGTCATCACCGGCCACAAATGGTTTACGTCCGCCGCCGACGGGGCCGCTTTTGCCATCGTCATGGCAATGACCAACCCGACAGCCGCCAAACACCAACGCGCCAGCCAGATCATCGTGCCCACAGACACGCCTGGCTTTCGCCTGGTGCGCAACACCTCGGTGATGGGCGAACGTGGCTTTGGCTGGGCCAGCCACAGCGAGATCATGTACGATGGCGCGCGCGTGCCGCAAAGTAATCTGCTTGGCCCGGAAGGGGCCGGTTTTGCCATCGCCCAGCAGCGATTGGGACCGGGGCGCATCCACCATTGTATGCGCTGGATTGGCATCTGCGAACGCGCCTTCGACCTGATGTGCGCCCACGTCGTGCGCCGTGAAGTGGCCCCCGGCAGCCGCCTGGCCGACCAGCAAACCATCCATAATTGGGTGGCCGAATCCCGCGCCGAAATCAACGCCGCCCGTCTGATGGTGCTGGACGCCGCCCATAAAATGGACGCGCAGGGCCAATACGCCGCCCGCGACGAGGTGTCGCTGATTAAATTTTACGTCGCCGGGGTGCTGCAAGCCGTGCTGGACCGCGCCTTGCAAGCCCACGGCGCGCTGGGCATGACCGACGAAACGCCCATCGCCTACTGGTTCCGCCATGAACGCGCCGCCCGCATTTATGATGGCCCGGACGAGGTGCATAAGCGCTCCGTCGCCCGGCGGATTTTAGAAAGGTATAACTAA